A single genomic interval of Streptomyces sp. NBC_01296 harbors:
- a CDS encoding chlorinating enzyme codes for MTIDQQRPTPAAQISGNAIVPEDIKANIEQFSLDGFTGPIKLYEPEEAAALIREIRINNQDASRALYKNSVNYDRHFDIPELSRHITHPTIVKYLTAILGPDVLNWRTEWFPKFPGAKATEWHQVRDYSYANGKPQLLPTESDWNAYIDITVWTTFTPATKDRACMKFVRGSQRDWIFDEHKATQAGRSADYDVAHSNTGFFGYDFADFKIDPKWEPRPEDVVELEMQPGEAVIFTASCVHGSTPNNTERETRFAIASRYVPTHVRVYPEQDSFSAHGATFDLSEYGSVVVAGENRYEHNRIRTENNHGTPFGWTAS; via the coding sequence ATGACCATCGACCAGCAGCGCCCGACCCCGGCCGCCCAGATCTCCGGCAACGCGATCGTCCCCGAGGACATCAAGGCGAACATCGAGCAGTTCAGCCTCGACGGCTTCACCGGCCCGATCAAGCTGTACGAGCCGGAGGAGGCCGCTGCCCTGATCCGCGAGATCCGGATCAACAACCAGGACGCCTCGCGCGCCCTGTACAAGAACAGCGTCAACTACGACCGGCACTTCGACATCCCGGAGCTCAGCCGGCACATCACCCACCCGACGATCGTCAAGTACCTGACGGCCATCCTCGGCCCGGACGTACTGAACTGGCGCACCGAGTGGTTCCCCAAGTTCCCGGGCGCCAAGGCGACCGAGTGGCACCAGGTGCGCGACTACAGCTACGCCAACGGCAAGCCGCAGCTCCTGCCGACCGAGTCGGACTGGAACGCCTACATCGACATCACCGTCTGGACGACCTTCACGCCGGCCACCAAGGACAGGGCCTGCATGAAGTTCGTGCGCGGTTCGCAGCGCGACTGGATCTTCGACGAGCACAAGGCCACCCAGGCCGGCCGCAGCGCGGACTACGACGTCGCCCACTCCAACACCGGCTTCTTCGGCTACGACTTCGCCGACTTCAAGATCGACCCGAAGTGGGAGCCGCGCCCCGAGGACGTCGTCGAGCTGGAGATGCAGCCGGGCGAGGCCGTCATCTTCACGGCGTCGTGCGTGCACGGCTCCACCCCGAACAACACCGAGCGCGAGACCCGCTTCGCGATCGCCAGCCGGTACGTCCCCACGCACGTGCGCGTCTACCCGGAGCAGGACTCCTTCAGCGCCCACGGTGCGACGTTCGACCTGTCCGAGTACGGCAGCGTCGTCGTGGCCGGTGAGAACCGCTACGAGCACAACCGGATCCGTACCGAGAACAACCACGGCACCCCGTTCGGCTGGACCGCGAGCTGA
- a CDS encoding phosphopantetheine-binding protein, translating to MIATKIHAIWSRELKLEQFADTDDFFDLGGHSLIMTRIQREILSELGIEVSMDQLFRKSTVAAISEHIETALAAA from the coding sequence GTGATTGCAACGAAGATCCACGCCATTTGGAGCCGTGAGCTCAAGCTCGAGCAGTTCGCCGACACGGACGACTTCTTCGACCTCGGCGGGCACTCACTGATCATGACCCGGATCCAGCGCGAGATCCTCTCCGAGCTCGGCATCGAGGTTTCGATGGACCAGCTCTTCCGCAAGTCCACGGTCGCGGCGATCTCCGAGCACATCGAGACGGCCCTCGCGGCCGCCTGA
- a CDS encoding aminotransferase class I/II-fold pyridoxal phosphate-dependent enzyme: MSRLSGIRSIMEDIAAADRDAGDGEWLNLSPGNPSHIPEVVAAWRRLTQEALDDRFVESSTRYGPSRGTATLVEAIVDYFNLTYGWSIGPENVVVGPGSQMLSFIATSLYTGPDADGVLQPLVLPRLPDYTGYQGLSPDPGNTVGIEPLIVPEGSHSFHYSLDTEALARQTRMGMMLLSNPANPTGSSIEASELKTLIATAEERDVPLVLDHAYGEPFPQVVRTRLAPVLHSHVINLFTLSKAGLPGERIAFAIGPADLIDPMVSFIANTTLHAPQLLQAVVERSLTTREIDVISERHIKPYYQAKRAMAEALLAESLPDDLNWRLHSSDGGMFCWLWIDHDWFDDLTLYEFLKRKQMFIVPGRHFFVEPLDTPFLGTHGKRCIRLSLSPDEWAVADGIVRLGEALEELRASAGTGE; the protein is encoded by the coding sequence ATGTCCCGCCTGTCGGGCATCCGCAGCATCATGGAGGACATCGCCGCGGCCGACCGGGACGCGGGCGACGGCGAATGGCTCAACCTCAGCCCGGGCAACCCCTCGCACATCCCCGAGGTCGTCGCGGCCTGGCGCCGCCTCACCCAGGAGGCCCTGGACGACCGGTTCGTCGAGTCCAGCACCCGGTACGGGCCCTCGCGCGGCACCGCCACCCTCGTCGAAGCGATCGTCGACTACTTCAACCTCACCTACGGCTGGTCGATCGGGCCGGAGAACGTGGTCGTGGGGCCCGGCAGCCAAATGCTGTCGTTCATCGCGACCAGCCTGTACACCGGCCCCGACGCGGACGGCGTGCTGCAGCCGCTGGTGCTGCCCCGCCTGCCCGACTACACCGGCTACCAGGGACTCAGCCCGGACCCCGGCAACACGGTCGGCATCGAGCCGTTGATCGTGCCCGAGGGATCCCACTCGTTCCACTACAGCCTGGACACCGAGGCCCTGGCCCGGCAGACCCGCATGGGCATGATGCTGCTGTCCAACCCGGCGAACCCGACCGGCAGCAGCATCGAGGCGTCCGAACTGAAGACGCTGATCGCCACCGCCGAGGAACGCGACGTACCTCTGGTGCTCGACCACGCTTACGGGGAGCCCTTCCCCCAGGTGGTCCGGACCAGGCTCGCCCCCGTGCTGCATTCGCACGTCATCAACCTCTTCACGCTGTCCAAGGCGGGGCTGCCCGGCGAGCGGATCGCCTTCGCGATCGGCCCGGCCGACCTGATCGACCCGATGGTGTCGTTCATCGCCAACACGACACTGCACGCGCCGCAACTGCTCCAGGCCGTCGTCGAACGCTCACTGACGACCCGGGAGATCGACGTGATCTCCGAGCGCCACATCAAGCCCTACTACCAGGCCAAGCGGGCGATGGCCGAGGCCCTGCTCGCCGAATCCCTCCCGGACGACCTGAACTGGCGGCTGCACTCCAGTGACGGGGGGATGTTCTGCTGGCTGTGGATCGACCACGACTGGTTCGACGACCTGACGCTGTACGAGTTCCTCAAGCGCAAGCAGATGTTCATCGTCCCCGGCCGGCACTTCTTCGTCGAGCCGCTGGACACACCGTTCCTCGGCACGCACGGCAAGCGCTGCATCCGACTGAGCCTGAGTCCGGACGAATGGGCCGTCGCCGACGGCATCGTCCGGCTGGGTGAGGCGCTCGAAGAGCTGCGCGCGAGCGCGGGAACCGGAGAGTGA
- a CDS encoding thioesterase II family protein has translation MGKWLRRREAQETAVSRLVCLPHAGGTAASFAGWAGRLPAGVELIAVQYPGRQDRLGEEPIGDMATMAEQVAQALRPLLDLPMFFFGHSMGTGLAYEVAGILEREDDFVAEHIFVSARPAPHLIDGEYRHRLSDEDLVAAMRRLGGPDAAVLDHPELLPLILPPLRADLALLDRYRPERLTPLRAPLTVFGGESDDTCPVSQLSAWSAATTADVRVRTFPGGHHYLRECEDDVLGAVCAEILAARRGRQPLDA, from the coding sequence ATGGGCAAGTGGCTGCGCCGCCGCGAGGCGCAGGAGACGGCGGTCAGCCGCCTCGTCTGCCTGCCGCACGCGGGCGGCACCGCCGCGTCGTTCGCCGGCTGGGCCGGTCGGCTGCCGGCCGGGGTGGAGCTGATCGCCGTGCAGTACCCGGGCCGGCAGGACAGGCTGGGCGAGGAGCCGATCGGGGACATGGCCACGATGGCCGAGCAGGTGGCGCAGGCGCTGCGGCCCCTGCTGGACCTCCCGATGTTCTTCTTCGGGCACAGCATGGGCACCGGCCTGGCCTACGAGGTCGCCGGCATCCTCGAGCGCGAGGACGACTTCGTGGCGGAACACATCTTCGTGTCCGCGAGGCCGGCGCCCCACCTGATCGACGGGGAGTACCGGCACCGGTTGAGTGACGAGGACCTCGTCGCTGCGATGCGCCGGCTCGGCGGTCCGGACGCGGCGGTGCTCGACCATCCGGAGCTGCTGCCGCTGATCCTCCCGCCCCTGCGGGCGGATCTGGCGCTGCTGGACCGGTATCGGCCCGAGCGGCTGACCCCGCTGCGGGCACCGCTGACCGTGTTCGGCGGCGAGAGCGACGACACGTGCCCGGTCTCCCAGCTGTCCGCCTGGAGCGCGGCCACCACCGCCGACGTGCGGGTGCGGACGTTTCCCGGCGGCCACCACTACCTGCGCGAGTGCGAGGACGACGTGCTCGGAGCGGTCTGCGCGGAGATTCTGGCAGCGCGCCGGGGCCGACAGCCGCTTGATGCATGA
- a CDS encoding cupin domain-containing protein: MMTGPVNIQKTLDSFSELWSPRIVAQFNGYDVRVAKFHGEYLWHSHQDTDELFIVAAGRLVLHLREDGVERFVTLHQGDTYVVPRGIEHKPESDDESHIIMVEPTGTLTVGDTHEDIPDHVDATTGHHVG, translated from the coding sequence ATGATGACCGGACCGGTGAACATCCAGAAGACTCTCGATTCCTTCAGCGAGCTGTGGAGTCCTCGCATCGTCGCCCAGTTCAACGGCTACGACGTGCGGGTGGCGAAATTCCACGGTGAATACCTGTGGCACTCCCACCAGGACACCGACGAGCTCTTCATCGTCGCGGCCGGACGGCTCGTCCTCCACCTGCGGGAAGACGGGGTGGAGCGCTTCGTGACCCTCCACCAGGGAGACACCTACGTCGTGCCGCGGGGCATCGAGCACAAGCCGGAGTCCGATGACGAATCGCACATCATCATGGTCGAACCCACGGGCACGCTGACGGTCGGGGACACCCACGAGGACATTCCCGACCACGTCGACGCAACCACCGGACACCACGTCGGCTGA
- a CDS encoding 3-isopropylmalate dehydrogenase yields MNLAVIPGDGIGQEVVAQGLKVLTAVLPQDVKLETKQYDLGATRWHRTGETLPDDELEALKHHDAILLGAIGDPSVPSGVLERGLLLKLRFAFDHFINLRPSKLFPNTATPLAGRPEIDFVVVREGTEGPYTGNGGSLRTGTPAEVATEVSINTAYGVERVVRDAYERANARPRKKLTLVHKNNVLVYAGHMWKNIFDKVGQEYPEVTTDYLHVDAATIFFVTQPERFDVIVTDNLFGDILTDLAAAVTGGIGLAASGNINPTGTYPSMFEPVHGSAPDIAGTGKADPTATILSVALLLRHLGHETQAARIEDAVTADLAERDGTFRTTEEIGDALAVRAAV; encoded by the coding sequence ATCAACCTCGCGGTGATCCCCGGTGATGGCATCGGCCAGGAAGTCGTGGCTCAGGGCCTCAAGGTCCTTACCGCGGTCCTGCCCCAGGATGTGAAGCTGGAGACCAAGCAGTACGACCTCGGCGCCACGCGCTGGCACCGCACCGGTGAGACCCTCCCGGACGACGAGCTCGAGGCGCTCAAGCACCACGACGCGATCCTGCTCGGCGCCATCGGCGACCCGTCGGTCCCCTCGGGCGTCCTGGAGCGCGGCCTGCTGCTCAAGCTCCGCTTCGCGTTCGACCACTTCATCAACCTGCGCCCCTCGAAGCTCTTCCCGAACACGGCCACCCCGCTCGCCGGCCGCCCGGAGATCGACTTCGTCGTGGTCCGCGAGGGCACCGAGGGCCCATACACCGGCAACGGCGGCAGCCTGCGCACCGGCACCCCCGCCGAGGTGGCCACCGAGGTCAGCATCAACACCGCCTACGGCGTCGAGCGCGTCGTACGCGACGCGTACGAGCGGGCGAACGCCCGCCCCCGCAAGAAGCTGACGCTGGTCCACAAGAACAACGTCCTCGTGTACGCGGGCCACATGTGGAAGAACATCTTCGACAAGGTCGGCCAGGAATACCCCGAGGTCACCACCGACTACCTGCACGTCGACGCCGCGACGATCTTCTTCGTCACCCAGCCCGAGCGCTTCGACGTCATCGTCACGGACAACCTCTTCGGCGACATCCTCACCGACCTGGCCGCCGCCGTGACCGGCGGAATCGGCCTCGCCGCCTCCGGGAACATCAACCCGACCGGCACCTACCCGTCCATGTTCGAGCCCGTCCACGGCTCGGCCCCGGACATCGCCGGCACCGGCAAGGCCGACCCGACCGCCACGATCCTCTCCGTCGCCCTCCTGCTGCGCCACCTCGGCCACGAGACCCAGGCCGCCCGCATCGAAGACGCCGTCACCGCCGACCTCGCCGAACGCGACGGAACCTTCCGCACCACGGAAGAGATCGGCGACGCGCTCGCCGTGCGGGCCGCCGTCTAG
- the leuC gene encoding 3-isopropylmalate dehydratase large subunit, with amino-acid sequence MGRTLAEKVWDDHVVRRAEGEPDLLFIDLHLLHEVTSPQAFEGLRQAGRKVRRLDLTIATEDHNTPTLDIDKPIADPVSRAQLETLRRNCAESGVRLHSLGDVEQGVVHVVGPQLGLTQPGTTVVCGDSHTSTHGAFGALAFGIGTSQVEHVLATQTLPLARPKTMAITVTGELADGVTAKDLILAIIAKIGTGGGQGYILEYRGAAIEKLSMEARMTICNMSIEAGARAGMIAPDQTTFDYLKGRDHAPTGADWDAAVGYWQTLRTDEDAVFDAEVVIDGATLSPFVTWGTNPGQGAPLSANVPDPASYEDASERHAAEKALEYMGLTAGQPLREIKVDTVFVGSCTNGRIEDLRAVASIVEGRKVADGVRMLVVPGSVRVALQAMEEGLDKVFTEAGAEWRHAGCSMCLGMNPDQLAPGERSASTSNRNFEGRQGKGGRTHLVSPQVAAATAVLGHLASPADLSDATATAGV; translated from the coding sequence ATGGGTAGGACACTCGCGGAGAAGGTCTGGGACGACCATGTCGTCCGGCGCGCCGAGGGCGAGCCCGACCTCCTCTTCATCGATCTGCACCTGCTGCACGAGGTGACCAGCCCCCAGGCCTTCGAGGGCCTGCGGCAGGCCGGCCGCAAGGTCCGGCGGCTCGATCTCACCATCGCCACCGAGGACCACAACACCCCCACCCTCGACATCGACAAGCCGATCGCGGACCCGGTCTCCCGGGCCCAGCTGGAGACGCTGCGCAGGAACTGCGCGGAGTCCGGCGTGCGCCTGCATTCCCTGGGCGATGTCGAGCAGGGCGTCGTCCACGTGGTGGGACCGCAGCTGGGCCTGACCCAGCCGGGCACCACCGTGGTCTGCGGTGACTCCCACACCTCCACCCACGGTGCTTTCGGTGCGCTGGCCTTCGGTATCGGCACCAGCCAGGTCGAGCACGTGCTGGCCACCCAGACCCTGCCGCTGGCCCGCCCCAAGACGATGGCGATCACCGTCACCGGCGAGCTCGCCGACGGCGTCACCGCCAAGGACCTGATCCTGGCGATCATCGCGAAGATCGGCACGGGCGGCGGCCAGGGCTACATCCTGGAATACCGCGGTGCGGCCATCGAGAAACTCTCGATGGAAGCCCGCATGACCATCTGCAACATGTCGATCGAGGCCGGCGCCCGCGCGGGCATGATCGCCCCCGACCAGACCACCTTCGACTACCTCAAGGGCCGCGACCACGCCCCGACGGGTGCGGACTGGGACGCGGCGGTCGGCTACTGGCAGACCCTGCGCACCGATGAGGACGCGGTCTTCGACGCCGAGGTCGTCATCGACGGCGCCACGCTGTCGCCGTTCGTCACCTGGGGCACGAACCCGGGCCAGGGCGCGCCCCTGTCCGCGAACGTCCCCGATCCTGCTTCGTACGAGGACGCATCCGAGCGCCACGCCGCCGAAAAGGCCCTGGAGTACATGGGGTTGACGGCCGGGCAGCCGCTGCGCGAGATCAAGGTCGACACCGTCTTCGTCGGCTCCTGCACCAACGGCCGCATCGAGGACCTGCGCGCCGTCGCCTCCATCGTCGAGGGCCGCAAAGTCGCCGACGGCGTACGGATGCTGGTCGTCCCCGGCTCCGTCCGCGTCGCCCTCCAAGCCATGGAGGAGGGCCTGGACAAGGTCTTCACCGAGGCCGGCGCCGAATGGCGGCACGCGGGCTGCTCGATGTGCCTGGGCATGAACCCCGACCAACTGGCCCCCGGCGAGCGCTCCGCATCCACCTCCAACCGCAACTTCGAAGGCCGCCAGGGCAAGGGCGGGCGGACCCACCTGGTCTCCCCGCAGGTGGCCGCCGCCACCGCGGTGCTGGGCCATCTGGCCTCGCCCGCCGACCTGTCCGACGCCACCGCGACCGCCGGAGTCTGA
- a CDS encoding 4'-phosphopantetheinyl transferase family protein, translating to MPLSVWLVDGRRAGGRALRLAPGLLDGGQLERLAALRHAADRWTYAAGHVALRRLLGARLGLAPQAVRFTRRPCAGCGGPHGRPEVAGGGDVRFSLSHSGDFALIAIATEPVGVDIERVPAAETADSVSEVLHPYEAAELAALPADLRPAAVTRAWTRKEAYLKGTGAGLSRSTTLDYLGTGPTPGAHPQDWTVRDVSVPDGYAAAVAVAVAVAAVEDRSRTARGGVHLASAR from the coding sequence GTGCCCCTTTCCGTGTGGCTCGTCGATGGTCGGCGGGCCGGGGGCCGGGCGTTGCGCCTGGCTCCCGGCCTGTTGGACGGGGGTCAGCTCGAGCGGCTGGCTGCGTTGCGCCACGCGGCGGACCGGTGGACCTACGCGGCCGGGCACGTGGCGCTGCGCCGGCTGCTGGGTGCGCGCCTGGGGCTGGCGCCGCAGGCCGTACGGTTCACCCGCCGGCCCTGCGCGGGCTGCGGCGGGCCGCACGGCCGCCCCGAGGTTGCGGGCGGTGGCGACGTCCGGTTCTCCCTGTCCCACAGCGGCGACTTCGCCCTGATCGCGATCGCCACCGAGCCCGTGGGCGTCGACATCGAACGCGTCCCGGCAGCGGAGACCGCCGACTCGGTGTCCGAGGTCCTGCACCCGTACGAGGCGGCGGAGCTGGCCGCCCTCCCTGCGGATCTGCGGCCCGCCGCGGTGACCCGTGCGTGGACCCGGAAGGAGGCGTACCTGAAGGGGACCGGCGCGGGCCTGTCGCGCAGTACCACCCTCGACTACCTGGGCACGGGCCCCACCCCCGGGGCGCATCCGCAGGACTGGACCGTCCGGGACGTGTCCGTTCCCGACGGCTACGCGGCGGCGGTCGCCGTCGCCGTCGCCGTCGCGGCGGTTGAGGACCGATCAAGGACGGCTCGGGGAGGGGTTCACCTAGCGTCAGCAAGGTGA
- a CDS encoding MFS transporter, which translates to MIKGGLAGRIGRMAGDSRPERVLIAASFVNRVGNGLFNAASALYFTLVVGLPAVQVGAALTIAGVIGLCAGIPGGHLADRRGARTIMMLALAVQAMSMAALVLVESWAALTIIATVDQIAAAAGGAAWGALVARVGADRPALFRAKLRTFVNLGVILGTVGAGLALAADTRGAYVTLIIGNAASFALCAVLLLLLPRYPVLAAPPQLRRWLAFTDRPFLTFAALYGAMGLQYPVVSLLLPIWISEHTEAPRWTVAALFAVNAAFCVLMQTRIGSRIETPYDGGRAFRTAGLLFLVSCPMMALAAYTPVWAAAGLVLAAIFVHSLGEVWESSAGFALGFGLAPEHAQGQYQGLLGLGFSAGQALAPAILTTVVLGLGTAGWLVLALFFAALGAAGPSLARWGMRTRPQPDVAAEVTG; encoded by the coding sequence ATGATCAAAGGCGGCCTGGCAGGCCGAATAGGCCGCATGGCGGGGGACAGCCGACCGGAGCGCGTGCTGATCGCTGCCAGTTTCGTCAACCGGGTCGGCAACGGCCTGTTCAACGCGGCGTCGGCGCTGTACTTCACCTTGGTCGTGGGCCTGCCCGCGGTTCAGGTCGGCGCCGCGCTCACCATCGCCGGAGTGATCGGCTTGTGCGCGGGGATACCCGGAGGACATCTCGCCGACCGGCGCGGGGCGCGCACGATCATGATGCTGGCCCTCGCGGTCCAGGCGATGTCGATGGCGGCCCTCGTCCTCGTCGAGAGCTGGGCCGCGCTCACGATCATCGCGACGGTCGACCAGATCGCCGCGGCGGCCGGCGGGGCGGCCTGGGGCGCTCTGGTGGCCCGGGTCGGGGCCGATCGCCCGGCGCTGTTCCGGGCGAAGTTGCGCACCTTCGTCAACCTGGGCGTCATTCTCGGAACGGTGGGTGCCGGGCTGGCGCTGGCCGCGGACACCCGCGGCGCTTACGTCACGCTGATCATCGGCAACGCGGCGAGCTTCGCCCTGTGTGCGGTGCTTCTGCTCCTGCTGCCCCGCTATCCGGTGCTGGCAGCACCGCCGCAGCTGCGTCGCTGGCTCGCTTTCACGGACCGCCCGTTCCTGACGTTCGCCGCCCTCTACGGGGCCATGGGACTGCAATACCCGGTGGTTTCCCTGCTCCTGCCGATCTGGATCTCGGAGCACACCGAAGCGCCGCGTTGGACGGTGGCCGCTCTGTTCGCCGTCAATGCCGCCTTCTGCGTACTGATGCAGACCAGGATCGGCTCCCGTATCGAAACCCCGTACGACGGCGGCAGGGCGTTTCGCACCGCGGGACTGCTCTTCCTCGTCAGCTGCCCGATGATGGCGCTGGCGGCGTACACCCCGGTCTGGGCGGCGGCGGGGCTGGTCCTGGCAGCGATTTTCGTCCATAGCCTGGGAGAGGTCTGGGAGTCCTCGGCGGGCTTCGCCCTGGGCTTCGGTCTTGCCCCCGAACACGCCCAGGGTCAGTACCAAGGTCTCCTCGGCCTCGGTTTCAGCGCGGGCCAGGCTCTTGCGCCCGCGATCCTCACCACGGTGGTGCTGGGCCTTGGCACGGCGGGCTGGCTGGTGCTGGCGTTGTTCTTCGCGGCGCTGGGTGCTGCCGGCCCCTCTCTTGCCCGTTGGGGCATGCGCACCCGGCCGCAGCCTGACGTTGCTGCAGAGGTGACGGGATGA
- a CDS encoding PIG-L family deacetylase, whose protein sequence is MRLVALGLALGAAITSTLPVGIGHAHGVGSAGVRRGVEPDTGCRPTLAGVAHQDDDLLFISPEVQRLIRARCFVGTVYLTAGDAGRPFAGGDSYVRRRERGLRAAYARMAGAANHWFRADLTVRGRDLVSYVLAGRPDVRLVFLRLPDGFPRGVGSPRYARQSLLKLFRGQSPAMRPVDGTRPYTEAELTSVLSGVLTLRKAEHVLTLDYDSATFGVGPVDPADHSDHEITGRLFRRAAFLSPARPAVTPYVGYGLPLLPPNLTPRQQRDKKAVYKTYAAYAGCITLPCPPRITLSRSYRQWMEREHSRMHRRPTPGEVMSVIGRTAERVAVERCLTLGVGRPAGAVTTEDCDGSPAQQWAFVDGALKAAGSDGCLTAALGVASCNGSSGQTWWRDADGRIGSGERCLHQDDLAELAPRLTLQACFPYQPELRWLW, encoded by the coding sequence GTGCGTCTGGTCGCTCTGGGGCTGGCCCTCGGCGCGGCGATCACTTCGACCCTGCCGGTCGGGATCGGCCATGCGCACGGCGTGGGAAGCGCCGGGGTCCGCCGGGGCGTGGAGCCGGACACGGGGTGTCGGCCCACGCTGGCGGGCGTGGCGCACCAGGACGACGACCTCCTCTTCATCAGCCCCGAGGTTCAACGGCTCATACGCGCCCGGTGTTTTGTCGGCACCGTCTATCTGACGGCTGGGGACGCCGGGCGCCCGTTCGCCGGCGGCGACTCCTACGTACGCCGTCGGGAGCGGGGTCTGCGGGCGGCTTACGCGCGTATGGCAGGCGCCGCGAACCACTGGTTCCGGGCAGATCTCACGGTGCGCGGGCGCGACCTGGTGTCCTACGTCCTGGCCGGCCGCCCCGACGTACGGCTGGTCTTCCTGCGACTTCCCGACGGGTTCCCGAGGGGGGTCGGCAGTCCGCGGTACGCGCGGCAGAGCCTGCTGAAGCTGTTCCGGGGGCAGTCACCCGCCATGAGACCGGTGGACGGGACCAGGCCCTACACGGAGGCCGAACTGACCTCTGTCCTGTCCGGGGTACTCACCCTGCGCAAGGCGGAACACGTTCTGACGCTGGACTACGACAGCGCCACGTTCGGGGTCGGCCCGGTGGATCCGGCCGATCACAGCGATCACGAGATCACCGGACGGCTGTTTCGGAGGGCTGCCTTCCTGTCCCCCGCCCGTCCTGCCGTCACGCCGTACGTCGGCTACGGTCTGCCGCTGCTGCCGCCGAACCTCACACCGCGGCAGCAGCGCGACAAGAAAGCCGTATACAAGACCTACGCCGCGTACGCAGGATGCATCACGCTGCCCTGCCCGCCCCGGATCACACTGAGCCGGAGCTATCGGCAGTGGATGGAAAGGGAGCACAGCAGGATGCACCGGCGGCCCACCCCCGGGGAGGTCATGTCGGTCATCGGCCGTACCGCAGAGCGGGTCGCCGTCGAGCGGTGTCTGACTCTCGGCGTCGGGCGGCCCGCGGGCGCGGTGACGACGGAGGACTGTGACGGCAGCCCCGCCCAGCAGTGGGCCTTCGTCGATGGCGCCCTCAAGGCCGCCGGGTCCGACGGCTGCCTGACCGCCGCTCTGGGCGTGGCGTCCTGCAACGGGTCGAGCGGCCAAACCTGGTGGCGCGACGCCGACGGCAGGATCGGGTCGGGCGAGCGGTGCCTCCACCAGGACGACCTGGCAGAACTCGCCCCCCGCCTCACCCTGCAGGCGTGTTTCCCCTATCAGCCCGAACTGCGCTGGCTCTGGTAG
- a CDS encoding MarR family winged helix-turn-helix transcriptional regulator, with amino-acid sequence MTAMAPARTEPDLSFLLDHTSHVLRTRMAAALAEIGLTARMHCVLVHALEEERTQIQLAEIGDMDKTTMVVTVDALEKAGLAERRPSSKDRRARIIAVTGQGAAVAVQSQRIVDKVHADALASLAAADREDLLRVLKQLVEGDLESPSESPRPARRARM; translated from the coding sequence ATGACTGCGATGGCGCCCGCCCGGACCGAGCCCGACCTCTCCTTCCTCCTGGACCACACCAGCCACGTCCTGCGGACCCGCATGGCCGCCGCCCTCGCCGAGATCGGCCTCACCGCCCGCATGCACTGCGTCCTCGTGCATGCCCTGGAGGAGGAGCGGACCCAGATCCAGCTCGCCGAGATCGGCGACATGGACAAGACGACGATGGTCGTCACCGTCGATGCCCTCGAGAAGGCCGGGCTGGCCGAGCGGCGGCCGTCCAGCAAGGACCGCCGCGCCCGCATCATCGCGGTCACCGGGCAGGGTGCCGCCGTCGCCGTCCAGAGCCAGCGCATCGTCGACAAGGTCCACGCCGACGCCCTCGCCTCCCTTGCGGCCGCCGATCGCGAAGACCTTCTGCGCGTCCTGAAGCAACTCGTCGAAGGCGACCTGGAATCCCCCTCCGAAAGCCCCCGCCCGGCGCGCCGCGCGCGGATGTGA